In Prunus dulcis chromosome 2, ALMONDv2, whole genome shotgun sequence, a single genomic region encodes these proteins:
- the LOC117618115 gene encoding uncharacterized protein LOC117618115 has product MVSPRPARIVAQIKVVSPRPARVATRVDLVSSRPTRIVAQIKVVSLRPARVAARVDLMSPRPARMELTASIGVSPFDALYGKQCRTPLFWDEVAEHRSEVSEDVERTKKQVELSRERLKAAHSRQKSYVDNRRKDLQFGVGDLVFLKLSPRKGIVRFGKRGKLSPRYIGPYEILERVGPVAYRLALPLDLSRFHDVVHVSVLQKYISDHSHVLEEQPIELKDDFTYMEQPVQILDLKTHVLRSREIPFVKVLWRSHNVEEATWEPEDQMRDQYPFLFE; this is encoded by the exons aTGGTATCTCCAAGGCCTGCGAGGATTGTGGCTCAGATAAAAGTGGTATCTCCGAGGCCTGCGAGGGTTGCGACTCGAGTAGACTTGGTGTCTTCGAGGCCTACGAGGATTGTGGCTCAGATAAAAGTGGTATCTCTGAGGCCTGCGAGGGTTGCGGCTCGAGTAGACTTGATGTCtccgaggcctgcgaggatggAATTGACG GCGAGTATTGGGGTGTCGCCATTTGATGCTCTGTACGGGAAACAGTGTAGAACACCCTTGTTTTGGGATGAAGTGGCCGAGCACAGGTCAGAGGTATCTGAGGACGTggaaagaacaaagaaacagGTTGAACTGAGTAGAGAACGACTCAAGGCAGCTCATAGCCGACAAAAGAGTTATGTCGATAACAGAAGAAAAGATCTACAGTTTGGGGTTGGTGACTTGGTATTCTTAAAATTATCACCTAGGAAAGGTATAGTGAGATTTGGGAAACGGGGAAAGCTAAGTCCCCGTTACATTGGACCATACGAGATTTTGGAGCGTGTGGGCCCAGTAGCCTATAGGCTTGCTTTACCCTTAGATCTTTCCCGTTTTCACGATGTAGTTCATGTCTCGGTGCTCCAGAAATATATCTCTGATCATTCCCATGTTTTGGAGGAACAACCAATAGAATTGAAGGATGACTTCACTTATATGGAGCAaccagttcagattttggatttgaaGACACATGTACTGCGTTCTAGGGAGATCCCATTTGTAAAAGTCTTGTGGAGGAGTCATAATGTGGAAGAGGCCACTTGGGAACCCGAGGACCAAATGCGGGATCAATACCCTTTTCTCTTCGAGTGA
- the LOC117619571 gene encoding glycine-rich cell wall structural protein 2-like, which produces MASTKVIGAAFLVLLLVELSFAARSSKAINGGRGSGGGGGGGGGEGGGGGSAAGSGSGYGSGHGYGSGSGYGSEGGGGGGEGGGGGGGGGYGANGGSGSGYGSGSGSGYGSGGGKGGGGGGGGGKGGGGGGGGGSGSGSGSGYGSGYGSGSGYGSGGGKGGGGGGGGGGGGGGGGGGSDHGGGRGSGYGSGYGSGYGGGGGEDDSP; this is translated from the coding sequence ATGGCCAGCACTAAGGTGATTGGTGCTGCATTCTTGGTTTTGCTCCTCGTGGAGCTCTCCTTTGCTGCTAGGTCATCAAAGGCTATCAACGGAGGTAGGggtagtggtggtggaggtggaggaggaggaggagagggaggaggtggtggttcAGCTGCCGGGTCCGGGTCCGGGTATGGTTCGGGGCATGGCTATGGGAGTGGCTCAGGGTATGGTAGTGAAGGAGGAGGCGGTGGAGGTGAAGGTGGaggcggtggcggtggtggtggataTGGTGCAAATGGTGGTTCTGGGTCTGGATATGGGTCCGGCAGTGGCTCGGGATATGGGTCTGGTGGTGGGAAAGGAGGTGGTGGAGGCGGCGGAGGAGGtaaaggtggtggtggaggcgGAGGTGGAGGCTCGGGTTCAGGAAGTGGGTCAGGTTATGGCTCCGGATATGGAAGTGGAAGTGGATATGGAAGCGGAGGCGGCAAGGgaggtggcggtggcggtggtggtggaggaggtggcggtggtggcggtggtggaAGTGACCACGGCGGTGGTAGGGGCTCTGGCTACGGATCAGGTTATGGGTCAGGATACGGTGGTGGAGGCGGGGAAGATGATTCACCATGA